A window of the Cicer arietinum cultivar CDC Frontier isolate Library 1 chromosome 6, Cicar.CDCFrontier_v2.0, whole genome shotgun sequence genome harbors these coding sequences:
- the LOC101491371 gene encoding uncharacterized protein isoform X1, with amino-acid sequence MVQLCFVLDLRSLAPPLLEDLKQSLLQLANFYAISSSSSSSRKSTTLCDKIGLCYVVKNRLSSSSELMIAYRPIGNFNLRDFHHAVNNLPSDAFMPDLDNVSDVMISDVLSEQVLYSWQGKDIERKVIVITSILPGDVDSVMQKSLMDAADKCVSVDFAVFQQKSSHLIDLRENINNFRHCISHLDNCSIQTYITDFRLFNSLVKRWLQVLKDDMDEPLLARLVFKDDLLDSVNHIFCNLLASVNPITNSFSQCQTCRCHGIPLGDAGKQHNIFNCPVTGSNLETCDVNENSVRVGEKTILFLPSFHNSLELLKIYSPINVTVTERINLASLDEGLIMGASFVVIPSRYHAIETTSDDTDQSDMNAQLFQGLSSALHSMDQGLICSSNCDLETMTEAPYHCYYILQPSDNGPMLMRRLAGAEEVRQAPDNRLIGPSVNKDVENSVQACLLKIDLTDYDPLLHEKGFHQKLNGLVRESLQLGSVFPKREGAFSELSSSRQPSSEVIGRAESATNVNVVDEETLSTDITDQDERTMACITEEWKQLVVSEDPKLHSPSCIPKAKLGISSVSPRTGNRELDRETSRILERLEVPRPLKGKTASPVSNESCMKNITVSTKKPLIPFQPTQNTEQAIVGSQLMKPNFQRQKRKQR; translated from the exons ATGGTTCAACTGTGTTTCGTTCTTGATCTACGGAGCTTGGCACCTCCATTGCTAGAAGACTTAAAGCAG TCGCTACTTCAACTCGCTAATTTCTATGCCATTTCGAGTTCGTCGTCGTCTTCGCGCAAATCTACTACTCTCTGTGATAAAATCGGTTTGTGCTACGTCGTTAAGAATCGtttatcttcttcttctgag TTGATGATCGCGTACCGTCCTATTGGAAATTTCAACCTACGCGATTTCCACCACGCTGTTAACAACTTGCCATCTGATGCCTTCATGCCTGATCTTGATAACGTATCAG ATGTAATGATTTCAGATGTTTTGAGTGAACAAGTATTGTATTCTTGGCAAGGTAAAGATATTGAGAGAAAAGTGATAGTCATAACTTCGATATTGCCTGGAGATGTGGATTCTGTAATGCAAAAGAGCCTCATG gatgcTGCagataaatgtgtttcggttgATTTTGCTGTATTTCAGCAGAAGTCAAGTCATCTGATTGATTTGCGTGAAAACATCAACAATTTCCGTCACTGCATTTCTCATCTTGACAATTGCTCAATTCAGACCTACATCACAG ATTTCAGATTATTCAACAGCCTCGTTAAAAGATGGCTGCAGGTTTTGAAAGATGACATGGACGAGCCCCTGCTAGCGCGTCTCGTTTTCAAGGATGACCTTTTAGATTCTGTGAACCATATATTCTGCAACCTGCTTGCATCAGTCAATCCAATAACCAACAGCTTCAGTCAATGTCAG ACTTGCAGATGCCATGGCATTCCTTTAGGGGATGCTGGAAAACAACACAACATATTTAACTGTCCAGTCACTGGCTCCAATCTGGAAACATGTGATGTTAATGAAAATTCTGTTCGTGTTGGGGAAAAAACTATTCTGTTTCTTCCCTCGTTCCATAATTCCCTGGAGCTCCTGAAAATTTATTCACCAATCAATGTAACTGTTACAGAGAGGATAAACTTGGCATCACTTGATGAAG GTCTAATAATGGGGGCTTCCTTTGTTGTGATTCCATCTCGCTATCATGCGATCGAAACCACTTCAGATGATACTGATCAGTCAGACATGAATGCTCAAC TTTTTCAAGGCCTTTCTAGCGCTCTACATTCAATGGACCAGGGATTGATATGTTCTTCAAATTGTGATTTAGAAACTATGACAGAGGCTCCTTACCATTGTTACTACATTCTGCAGCCATCAGATAATGGACCAATGCTTATGAGG CGCCTTGCAGGGGCAGAAGAAGTCCGACAAGCTCCCGACAATCGATTAATTGGTCCATCGGTCAATAAGGATGTTGAGAACTCTGTTCAAGCATGTTTGCTAAAG ATTGATCTAACAGACTATGATCCATTGTTGCATGAAAAAGGCTTTCATCAAAAACTAAATGGGCTTGTCAGAGAAAGCCTACAACTGGG GTCAGTGTTTCCCAAAAGGGAAGGTGCCTTTTCTGAACTAAGCTCAAGTCGACAACCTTCATCAGAGGTGATTGGGAGAGCAGAATCAGCAACTAATGTAAATGTTGTGGACGAGGAAACTTTGTCCACTGATATTACAGATCAAGATGAAAGAACCATGGCATGTATTACAGAAGAATGGAAGCAATTGGTTGTAAGTGAAGACCCCAAGTTGCACTCTCCATCTTGTATTCCCAAAGCCAAGCTGGGTATATCAAGTGTATCACCACGAACTGGTAATAGAGAGCTAGACAGGGAAACCTCAAGGATTTTGGAGAGATTGGAGGTTCCAAGGCCATTGAAAGGAAAGACGGCCTCTCCTGTTTCAAATGAAAGTTGTATGAAAAATATAACTGTGTCCACAAAAAAGCCTCTAATACCATTCCAGCCAACTCAAAATACAGAACAAGCCATAGTTGGCAGCCAGTTAATGAAACCAAATTTCCAGAGGcagaaaagaaaacaaagatgA
- the LOC101491371 gene encoding uncharacterized protein isoform X3 codes for MVQLCFVLDLRSLAPPLLEDLKQSLLQLANFYAISSSSSSSRKSTTLCDKIGLCYVVKNRLSSSSELMIAYRPIGNFNLRDFHHAVNNLPSDAFMPDLDNVSDVMISDVLSEQVLYSWQGKDIERKVIVITSILPGDVDSVMQKSLMDAADKCVSVDFAVFQQKSSHLIDLRENINNFRHCISHLDNCSIQTYITDFRLFNSLVKRWLQVLKDDMDEPLLARLVFKDDLLDSVNHIFCNLLASVNPITNSFSQCQTCRCHGIPLGDAGKQHNIFNCPVTGSNLETCDVNENSVRVGEKTILFLPSFHNSLELLKIYSPINVTVTERINLASLDEGLIMGASFVVIPSRYHAIETTSDDTDQSDMNAQLFQGLSSALHSMDQGLICSSNCDLETMTEAPYHCYYILQPSDNGPMLMRIDLTDYDPLLHEKGFHQKLNGLVRESLQLGSVFPKREGAFSELSSSRQPSSEVIGRAESATNVNVVDEETLSTDITDQDERTMACITEEWKQLVVSEDPKLHSPSCIPKAKLGISSVSPRTGNRELDRETSRILERLEVPRPLKGKTASPVSNESCMKNITVSTKKPLIPFQPTQNTEQAIVGSQLMKPNFQRQKRKQR; via the exons ATGGTTCAACTGTGTTTCGTTCTTGATCTACGGAGCTTGGCACCTCCATTGCTAGAAGACTTAAAGCAG TCGCTACTTCAACTCGCTAATTTCTATGCCATTTCGAGTTCGTCGTCGTCTTCGCGCAAATCTACTACTCTCTGTGATAAAATCGGTTTGTGCTACGTCGTTAAGAATCGtttatcttcttcttctgag TTGATGATCGCGTACCGTCCTATTGGAAATTTCAACCTACGCGATTTCCACCACGCTGTTAACAACTTGCCATCTGATGCCTTCATGCCTGATCTTGATAACGTATCAG ATGTAATGATTTCAGATGTTTTGAGTGAACAAGTATTGTATTCTTGGCAAGGTAAAGATATTGAGAGAAAAGTGATAGTCATAACTTCGATATTGCCTGGAGATGTGGATTCTGTAATGCAAAAGAGCCTCATG gatgcTGCagataaatgtgtttcggttgATTTTGCTGTATTTCAGCAGAAGTCAAGTCATCTGATTGATTTGCGTGAAAACATCAACAATTTCCGTCACTGCATTTCTCATCTTGACAATTGCTCAATTCAGACCTACATCACAG ATTTCAGATTATTCAACAGCCTCGTTAAAAGATGGCTGCAGGTTTTGAAAGATGACATGGACGAGCCCCTGCTAGCGCGTCTCGTTTTCAAGGATGACCTTTTAGATTCTGTGAACCATATATTCTGCAACCTGCTTGCATCAGTCAATCCAATAACCAACAGCTTCAGTCAATGTCAG ACTTGCAGATGCCATGGCATTCCTTTAGGGGATGCTGGAAAACAACACAACATATTTAACTGTCCAGTCACTGGCTCCAATCTGGAAACATGTGATGTTAATGAAAATTCTGTTCGTGTTGGGGAAAAAACTATTCTGTTTCTTCCCTCGTTCCATAATTCCCTGGAGCTCCTGAAAATTTATTCACCAATCAATGTAACTGTTACAGAGAGGATAAACTTGGCATCACTTGATGAAG GTCTAATAATGGGGGCTTCCTTTGTTGTGATTCCATCTCGCTATCATGCGATCGAAACCACTTCAGATGATACTGATCAGTCAGACATGAATGCTCAAC TTTTTCAAGGCCTTTCTAGCGCTCTACATTCAATGGACCAGGGATTGATATGTTCTTCAAATTGTGATTTAGAAACTATGACAGAGGCTCCTTACCATTGTTACTACATTCTGCAGCCATCAGATAATGGACCAATGCTTATGAGG ATTGATCTAACAGACTATGATCCATTGTTGCATGAAAAAGGCTTTCATCAAAAACTAAATGGGCTTGTCAGAGAAAGCCTACAACTGGG GTCAGTGTTTCCCAAAAGGGAAGGTGCCTTTTCTGAACTAAGCTCAAGTCGACAACCTTCATCAGAGGTGATTGGGAGAGCAGAATCAGCAACTAATGTAAATGTTGTGGACGAGGAAACTTTGTCCACTGATATTACAGATCAAGATGAAAGAACCATGGCATGTATTACAGAAGAATGGAAGCAATTGGTTGTAAGTGAAGACCCCAAGTTGCACTCTCCATCTTGTATTCCCAAAGCCAAGCTGGGTATATCAAGTGTATCACCACGAACTGGTAATAGAGAGCTAGACAGGGAAACCTCAAGGATTTTGGAGAGATTGGAGGTTCCAAGGCCATTGAAAGGAAAGACGGCCTCTCCTGTTTCAAATGAAAGTTGTATGAAAAATATAACTGTGTCCACAAAAAAGCCTCTAATACCATTCCAGCCAACTCAAAATACAGAACAAGCCATAGTTGGCAGCCAGTTAATGAAACCAAATTTCCAGAGGcagaaaagaaaacaaagatgA
- the LOC101491371 gene encoding uncharacterized protein isoform X2 encodes MVQLCFVLDLRSLAPPLLEDLKQSLLQLANFYAISSSSSSSRKSTTLCDKIGLCYVVKNRLSSSSELMIAYRPIGNFNLRDFHHAVNNLPSDAFMPDLDNVSDVMISDVLSEQVLYSWQGKDIERKVIVITSILPGDVDSVMQKSLMQKSSHLIDLRENINNFRHCISHLDNCSIQTYITDFRLFNSLVKRWLQVLKDDMDEPLLARLVFKDDLLDSVNHIFCNLLASVNPITNSFSQCQTCRCHGIPLGDAGKQHNIFNCPVTGSNLETCDVNENSVRVGEKTILFLPSFHNSLELLKIYSPINVTVTERINLASLDEGLIMGASFVVIPSRYHAIETTSDDTDQSDMNAQLFQGLSSALHSMDQGLICSSNCDLETMTEAPYHCYYILQPSDNGPMLMRRLAGAEEVRQAPDNRLIGPSVNKDVENSVQACLLKIDLTDYDPLLHEKGFHQKLNGLVRESLQLGSVFPKREGAFSELSSSRQPSSEVIGRAESATNVNVVDEETLSTDITDQDERTMACITEEWKQLVVSEDPKLHSPSCIPKAKLGISSVSPRTGNRELDRETSRILERLEVPRPLKGKTASPVSNESCMKNITVSTKKPLIPFQPTQNTEQAIVGSQLMKPNFQRQKRKQR; translated from the exons ATGGTTCAACTGTGTTTCGTTCTTGATCTACGGAGCTTGGCACCTCCATTGCTAGAAGACTTAAAGCAG TCGCTACTTCAACTCGCTAATTTCTATGCCATTTCGAGTTCGTCGTCGTCTTCGCGCAAATCTACTACTCTCTGTGATAAAATCGGTTTGTGCTACGTCGTTAAGAATCGtttatcttcttcttctgag TTGATGATCGCGTACCGTCCTATTGGAAATTTCAACCTACGCGATTTCCACCACGCTGTTAACAACTTGCCATCTGATGCCTTCATGCCTGATCTTGATAACGTATCAG ATGTAATGATTTCAGATGTTTTGAGTGAACAAGTATTGTATTCTTGGCAAGGTAAAGATATTGAGAGAAAAGTGATAGTCATAACTTCGATATTGCCTGGAGATGTGGATTCTGTAATGCAAAAGAGCCTCATG CAGAAGTCAAGTCATCTGATTGATTTGCGTGAAAACATCAACAATTTCCGTCACTGCATTTCTCATCTTGACAATTGCTCAATTCAGACCTACATCACAG ATTTCAGATTATTCAACAGCCTCGTTAAAAGATGGCTGCAGGTTTTGAAAGATGACATGGACGAGCCCCTGCTAGCGCGTCTCGTTTTCAAGGATGACCTTTTAGATTCTGTGAACCATATATTCTGCAACCTGCTTGCATCAGTCAATCCAATAACCAACAGCTTCAGTCAATGTCAG ACTTGCAGATGCCATGGCATTCCTTTAGGGGATGCTGGAAAACAACACAACATATTTAACTGTCCAGTCACTGGCTCCAATCTGGAAACATGTGATGTTAATGAAAATTCTGTTCGTGTTGGGGAAAAAACTATTCTGTTTCTTCCCTCGTTCCATAATTCCCTGGAGCTCCTGAAAATTTATTCACCAATCAATGTAACTGTTACAGAGAGGATAAACTTGGCATCACTTGATGAAG GTCTAATAATGGGGGCTTCCTTTGTTGTGATTCCATCTCGCTATCATGCGATCGAAACCACTTCAGATGATACTGATCAGTCAGACATGAATGCTCAAC TTTTTCAAGGCCTTTCTAGCGCTCTACATTCAATGGACCAGGGATTGATATGTTCTTCAAATTGTGATTTAGAAACTATGACAGAGGCTCCTTACCATTGTTACTACATTCTGCAGCCATCAGATAATGGACCAATGCTTATGAGG CGCCTTGCAGGGGCAGAAGAAGTCCGACAAGCTCCCGACAATCGATTAATTGGTCCATCGGTCAATAAGGATGTTGAGAACTCTGTTCAAGCATGTTTGCTAAAG ATTGATCTAACAGACTATGATCCATTGTTGCATGAAAAAGGCTTTCATCAAAAACTAAATGGGCTTGTCAGAGAAAGCCTACAACTGGG GTCAGTGTTTCCCAAAAGGGAAGGTGCCTTTTCTGAACTAAGCTCAAGTCGACAACCTTCATCAGAGGTGATTGGGAGAGCAGAATCAGCAACTAATGTAAATGTTGTGGACGAGGAAACTTTGTCCACTGATATTACAGATCAAGATGAAAGAACCATGGCATGTATTACAGAAGAATGGAAGCAATTGGTTGTAAGTGAAGACCCCAAGTTGCACTCTCCATCTTGTATTCCCAAAGCCAAGCTGGGTATATCAAGTGTATCACCACGAACTGGTAATAGAGAGCTAGACAGGGAAACCTCAAGGATTTTGGAGAGATTGGAGGTTCCAAGGCCATTGAAAGGAAAGACGGCCTCTCCTGTTTCAAATGAAAGTTGTATGAAAAATATAACTGTGTCCACAAAAAAGCCTCTAATACCATTCCAGCCAACTCAAAATACAGAACAAGCCATAGTTGGCAGCCAGTTAATGAAACCAAATTTCCAGAGGcagaaaagaaaacaaagatgA
- the LOC101491371 gene encoding uncharacterized protein isoform X4, giving the protein MISDVLSEQVLYSWQGKDIERKVIVITSILPGDVDSVMQKSLMDAADKCVSVDFAVFQQKSSHLIDLRENINNFRHCISHLDNCSIQTYITDFRLFNSLVKRWLQVLKDDMDEPLLARLVFKDDLLDSVNHIFCNLLASVNPITNSFSQCQTCRCHGIPLGDAGKQHNIFNCPVTGSNLETCDVNENSVRVGEKTILFLPSFHNSLELLKIYSPINVTVTERINLASLDEGLIMGASFVVIPSRYHAIETTSDDTDQSDMNAQLFQGLSSALHSMDQGLICSSNCDLETMTEAPYHCYYILQPSDNGPMLMRRLAGAEEVRQAPDNRLIGPSVNKDVENSVQACLLKIDLTDYDPLLHEKGFHQKLNGLVRESLQLGSVFPKREGAFSELSSSRQPSSEVIGRAESATNVNVVDEETLSTDITDQDERTMACITEEWKQLVVSEDPKLHSPSCIPKAKLGISSVSPRTGNRELDRETSRILERLEVPRPLKGKTASPVSNESCMKNITVSTKKPLIPFQPTQNTEQAIVGSQLMKPNFQRQKRKQR; this is encoded by the exons ATGATTTCAGATGTTTTGAGTGAACAAGTATTGTATTCTTGGCAAGGTAAAGATATTGAGAGAAAAGTGATAGTCATAACTTCGATATTGCCTGGAGATGTGGATTCTGTAATGCAAAAGAGCCTCATG gatgcTGCagataaatgtgtttcggttgATTTTGCTGTATTTCAGCAGAAGTCAAGTCATCTGATTGATTTGCGTGAAAACATCAACAATTTCCGTCACTGCATTTCTCATCTTGACAATTGCTCAATTCAGACCTACATCACAG ATTTCAGATTATTCAACAGCCTCGTTAAAAGATGGCTGCAGGTTTTGAAAGATGACATGGACGAGCCCCTGCTAGCGCGTCTCGTTTTCAAGGATGACCTTTTAGATTCTGTGAACCATATATTCTGCAACCTGCTTGCATCAGTCAATCCAATAACCAACAGCTTCAGTCAATGTCAG ACTTGCAGATGCCATGGCATTCCTTTAGGGGATGCTGGAAAACAACACAACATATTTAACTGTCCAGTCACTGGCTCCAATCTGGAAACATGTGATGTTAATGAAAATTCTGTTCGTGTTGGGGAAAAAACTATTCTGTTTCTTCCCTCGTTCCATAATTCCCTGGAGCTCCTGAAAATTTATTCACCAATCAATGTAACTGTTACAGAGAGGATAAACTTGGCATCACTTGATGAAG GTCTAATAATGGGGGCTTCCTTTGTTGTGATTCCATCTCGCTATCATGCGATCGAAACCACTTCAGATGATACTGATCAGTCAGACATGAATGCTCAAC TTTTTCAAGGCCTTTCTAGCGCTCTACATTCAATGGACCAGGGATTGATATGTTCTTCAAATTGTGATTTAGAAACTATGACAGAGGCTCCTTACCATTGTTACTACATTCTGCAGCCATCAGATAATGGACCAATGCTTATGAGG CGCCTTGCAGGGGCAGAAGAAGTCCGACAAGCTCCCGACAATCGATTAATTGGTCCATCGGTCAATAAGGATGTTGAGAACTCTGTTCAAGCATGTTTGCTAAAG ATTGATCTAACAGACTATGATCCATTGTTGCATGAAAAAGGCTTTCATCAAAAACTAAATGGGCTTGTCAGAGAAAGCCTACAACTGGG GTCAGTGTTTCCCAAAAGGGAAGGTGCCTTTTCTGAACTAAGCTCAAGTCGACAACCTTCATCAGAGGTGATTGGGAGAGCAGAATCAGCAACTAATGTAAATGTTGTGGACGAGGAAACTTTGTCCACTGATATTACAGATCAAGATGAAAGAACCATGGCATGTATTACAGAAGAATGGAAGCAATTGGTTGTAAGTGAAGACCCCAAGTTGCACTCTCCATCTTGTATTCCCAAAGCCAAGCTGGGTATATCAAGTGTATCACCACGAACTGGTAATAGAGAGCTAGACAGGGAAACCTCAAGGATTTTGGAGAGATTGGAGGTTCCAAGGCCATTGAAAGGAAAGACGGCCTCTCCTGTTTCAAATGAAAGTTGTATGAAAAATATAACTGTGTCCACAAAAAAGCCTCTAATACCATTCCAGCCAACTCAAAATACAGAACAAGCCATAGTTGGCAGCCAGTTAATGAAACCAAATTTCCAGAGGcagaaaagaaaacaaagatgA